One window of the Labilibaculum sp. genome contains the following:
- a CDS encoding thioesterase family protein, translating into MVNYIYNLKFKVRDYECDIQGVVNNSVYQNYLEHARHEFLESIGTNFKALHEQGTDAMVSRIEIDYKTSLTSGDEFEVRLNIEREGVKLVFNEDIYRLSDNKLCAKGKVYTICLVKGRLSKGEVFDELFAEYLA; encoded by the coding sequence ATGGTGAATTACATATACAATCTAAAGTTTAAAGTCCGCGATTACGAGTGCGACATTCAGGGAGTTGTAAACAACTCTGTTTATCAGAATTACTTGGAACATGCACGACATGAGTTTTTAGAATCCATAGGAACCAATTTTAAAGCACTGCACGAACAGGGAACAGATGCTATGGTTTCGAGAATTGAGATTGACTACAAAACTTCACTAACCAGCGGCGATGAATTTGAAGTGCGGTTAAACATTGAAAGGGAAGGAGTTAAGCTTGTTTTTAATGAAGATATCTATCGTTTATCTGACAACAAACTTTGTGCAAAGGGGAAAGTATATACAATATGTCTGGTAAAGGGCCGTCTCTCGAAAGGAGAAGTTTTCGACGAACTGTTTGCTGAATATCTGGCTTAG
- a CDS encoding DNA-binding domain-containing protein codes for MIEYYLHLNPLTDTPDDCIAKPSPIGVLTREDLIKACCAEGTGITPYEAESMFKRIETVVTENLEKGYSINTPLLNISPSITGVFNNWDDSFDGSRHKLRFKSSPGVLLKAVADSSKLHKIDRKKSIIDIYSFTDHSLGQETDSFLPNGVGELKGKRLKMDTSDENQGIFLIAEDGTEHRVAVYVTNTDSTQIFQIPELTAGHYELQVRCIAKNNKKLTIGYYDKTLSVK; via the coding sequence ATGATTGAATATTATTTGCATTTAAATCCATTAACCGATACTCCGGACGATTGTATAGCCAAACCATCCCCAATCGGTGTTTTAACCCGTGAAGATTTAATTAAAGCATGTTGTGCCGAAGGTACAGGAATCACCCCATACGAGGCTGAGAGTATGTTTAAGCGTATCGAAACGGTGGTAACAGAGAATCTGGAAAAGGGCTACTCCATAAATACGCCTTTACTAAATATTTCGCCGAGTATTACCGGGGTGTTCAATAATTGGGATGACAGCTTTGATGGATCCCGTCACAAACTGCGTTTTAAATCATCACCGGGCGTATTGTTAAAAGCAGTTGCTGATTCGAGCAAACTTCACAAAATTGACCGTAAAAAGAGCATCATCGACATCTATAGTTTTACGGATCATTCCCTTGGCCAGGAAACAGACAGTTTTCTGCCAAATGGTGTGGGTGAATTAAAGGGAAAACGATTAAAAATGGATACTTCAGACGAAAATCAAGGCATTTTCCTGATTGCTGAAGATGGTACAGAACATCGTGTTGCGGTATATGTAACCAACACCGACAGCACTCAAATTTTTCAAATTCCTGAATTAACTGCCGGCCATTACGAATTACAGGTAAGGTGTATTGCCAAAAACAACAAAAAGCTTACCATTGGGTATTACGACAAAACTCTAAGCGTAAAATAG
- the carB gene encoding carbamoyl-phosphate synthase (glutamine-hydrolyzing) large subunit → MANSLIKMTKDNIKKVLVLGSGALKIGEAGEFDYSGSQALKAMKEEGIYTVLINPNIATVQTSKGIADQIYFLPVTPYFVEQVILKEKPDGILLAFGGQTALNCGIQLFNAGLLKKYNLQVLGTPIETIIKTEDREIFANELRGIDVKTPQSFAVESIPEALKAAEKLGFPIIVRAAFTLGGQGSGFCSNMAELEKLAENALSYSSQILVEESLKGWKEVEYEVVRDAYDNCITVCNMENFDPLGIHTGESIVIAPSQTLTNSEYHKLRSLAIKIIRHFGVVGECNVQYALDPDSEDYRVIEVNARLSRSSALASKATGYPLAFVAAKLGLGYALHELKNAVTKTTTACFEPALDYVVCKIPRWDLNKFEGVTKEIGSSMKSVGEVMAVGRNFEEAVQKGLRMIGQGMHGFVGNVHSKFDDVDQELTHPTDMRIFSIAQAFEKGYSIDKIHDLTKIDKWFLSKLEHITKLKWDLQKYNDLQQLPDTLLKAAKVYGFSDFQLARFVLKPESTNMESELLEVRKHRKAKGIIPVVKQIDTLAAEYPAQTNYVYLTYSGDENDIAYTNDNQSVIVLGSGAYRIGSSVEFDWCSVNALNAVNKEGLRSVMINYNPETVSTDYDVCDRLYFDELSFERVLDIIDLESPRGVIVSVGGQIPQNLSMRLHKAGVKVLGTSPESIDRAENRQTFSAMLDELKIDQPRWNELTSKEAINDFIDEVGFPVLIRPSYVLSGAAMNVVSNHDELGHFLDLAAMVSKQYPVVVSEFIQEAKEIEFDGVAKNGEIIIDAISEHVEFAGVHSGDATLVFPPQKLYFETIRRIRKIAAKIAKSLNITGPFNMQLLAKDNDIKVIECNLRASRSFPFVSKVMDFNFIETATQAMLDVPIPNNLPSMFELEHIGIKASQFSFSRLSKADPVLGVDMSSTGEVGCIGADYYDAILKAMLSVGYRVPKSAILISSGPIRSKIELLKSAKMLEERGHKLYGTRGTAKFLEENGITIESVGWPDEDVEITAQNLIKERKVDLVINIPKNLSKTELNNDYLIRRTAIDLNIPLITNARLASAFIYSFCKKSIEDLGIDSFSDYVDQKQEW, encoded by the coding sequence ATGGCTAACAGCTTAATAAAAATGACAAAAGACAACATAAAGAAAGTACTTGTGTTAGGTTCCGGAGCACTTAAAATTGGTGAAGCAGGGGAGTTTGACTATTCCGGATCGCAGGCATTAAAAGCAATGAAGGAAGAGGGTATTTATACTGTACTTATCAATCCCAATATTGCCACCGTACAAACGTCAAAAGGAATTGCCGATCAAATTTATTTTTTGCCGGTTACACCTTATTTTGTAGAACAGGTTATCTTAAAAGAAAAGCCTGATGGAATCCTTTTAGCTTTTGGAGGACAAACTGCATTAAATTGTGGTATTCAGCTTTTCAATGCCGGATTGCTAAAGAAATACAATCTTCAGGTTTTAGGAACTCCAATCGAGACCATTATTAAAACCGAAGACAGAGAAATATTTGCCAACGAGCTTCGAGGAATCGATGTGAAAACCCCACAGTCTTTCGCCGTTGAATCCATTCCTGAAGCATTAAAAGCTGCTGAAAAACTAGGTTTTCCGATTATAGTTCGTGCAGCCTTTACTTTAGGTGGACAAGGAAGTGGATTCTGTTCGAATATGGCTGAATTGGAGAAATTGGCTGAAAATGCCTTATCCTATTCGAGTCAGATATTGGTTGAGGAATCACTAAAAGGATGGAAAGAGGTAGAATATGAAGTGGTTCGGGATGCGTATGACAACTGTATTACAGTGTGTAATATGGAAAATTTCGATCCGTTGGGAATTCATACAGGTGAGAGTATCGTTATTGCACCCTCGCAAACGCTGACCAATTCGGAGTACCACAAATTAAGATCATTGGCAATTAAGATTATTCGTCACTTTGGCGTGGTTGGAGAGTGTAACGTTCAGTATGCTCTTGATCCCGATTCGGAAGATTACCGTGTAATTGAGGTAAATGCCCGTTTATCAAGATCATCTGCATTGGCTTCGAAAGCTACCGGTTATCCCCTGGCCTTTGTTGCAGCCAAACTTGGTTTGGGTTATGCTTTGCACGAACTTAAAAATGCCGTAACAAAAACAACAACAGCTTGTTTCGAGCCTGCTTTAGATTACGTAGTATGTAAAATTCCGCGTTGGGATTTAAATAAATTTGAAGGCGTAACCAAAGAGATTGGTTCCAGCATGAAAAGTGTAGGAGAAGTAATGGCCGTTGGTCGTAATTTCGAGGAAGCCGTTCAGAAAGGTTTGCGTATGATTGGTCAGGGAATGCACGGATTTGTTGGGAACGTTCATTCCAAGTTCGACGATGTTGATCAAGAATTAACGCATCCGACCGACATGCGTATTTTCTCTATCGCGCAAGCTTTTGAGAAAGGATATTCCATTGACAAAATACACGACCTCACTAAAATTGATAAGTGGTTCCTAAGTAAGCTGGAACACATCACAAAATTGAAATGGGATCTTCAGAAATACAACGACTTACAGCAATTACCTGATACATTACTTAAGGCAGCAAAAGTGTACGGTTTTTCTGATTTTCAGTTGGCGCGCTTTGTTTTGAAACCAGAGAGTACCAATATGGAATCGGAGCTTTTAGAGGTAAGAAAACATCGTAAAGCAAAAGGGATTATTCCGGTTGTAAAACAAATTGATACACTTGCGGCGGAGTATCCTGCTCAAACGAACTACGTTTATTTAACTTACAGTGGTGATGAAAATGACATTGCCTATACAAACGACAATCAATCGGTTATTGTTCTGGGTTCAGGTGCATACAGAATTGGATCATCGGTAGAGTTTGACTGGTGTAGTGTGAATGCTCTAAACGCGGTAAACAAAGAAGGATTACGATCGGTAATGATCAATTACAATCCGGAAACCGTAAGTACCGATTACGATGTGTGTGATCGTTTATACTTCGATGAACTTTCTTTCGAAAGAGTATTGGATATTATCGATTTGGAATCACCCCGTGGTGTAATTGTATCCGTAGGAGGACAGATTCCTCAGAACCTTTCAATGCGTTTGCACAAAGCTGGAGTAAAAGTGTTAGGTACATCTCCTGAATCGATTGACAGAGCAGAAAACCGTCAGACATTCTCAGCCATGCTTGATGAATTGAAAATTGATCAGCCCAGATGGAATGAGTTGACAAGCAAAGAGGCAATTAATGACTTTATTGATGAAGTAGGATTTCCTGTTTTGATTCGCCCAAGTTATGTGCTTTCAGGTGCGGCAATGAATGTGGTGTCGAATCACGACGAATTAGGACATTTTCTGGATCTGGCAGCCATGGTATCAAAGCAGTATCCTGTTGTAGTTAGTGAATTTATTCAGGAAGCAAAAGAGATCGAGTTTGACGGAGTAGCCAAAAATGGTGAAATTATTATCGATGCCATTTCAGAACACGTTGAGTTTGCCGGAGTACATTCCGGCGATGCTACTTTGGTATTTCCGCCGCAAAAACTGTATTTCGAAACCATTCGCAGAATTCGTAAAATAGCAGCTAAAATAGCAAAATCATTAAACATTACCGGACCATTCAACATGCAGTTGCTGGCAAAAGATAACGACATTAAGGTAATTGAATGTAACCTGCGTGCAAGTAGAAGTTTTCCTTTTGTTTCAAAGGTTATGGACTTTAATTTTATTGAAACTGCCACTCAGGCAATGTTAGATGTTCCAATTCCAAACAATTTACCTTCCATGTTCGAGTTGGAGCATATTGGTATAAAAGCTTCTCAATTTTCCTTTTCAAGACTATCAAAAGCAGATCCGGTTTTGGGGGTAGATATGTCTTCAACCGGTGAAGTTGGCTGTATAGGAGCTGATTACTACGATGCAATATTAAAAGCAATGCTATCAGTGGGTTACCGGGTTCCGAAGAGCGCCATACTAATTAGCAGTGGCCCTATTCGCTCCAAGATAGAACTTCTGAAAAGTGCAAAAATGCTCGAAGAAAGAGGACATAAATTGTATGGAACAAGAGGTACCGCAAAATTCCTGGAAGAGAACGGAATTACCATCGAAAGTGTAGGTTGGCCCGATGAAGATGTTGAAATAACAGCTCAGAATTTGATAAAAGAACGCAAAGTTGATTTGGTGATTAACATCCCAAAAAACTTAAGCAAAACGGAGTTGAATAATGATTATCTGATCAGAAGAACTGCCATCGACTTAAACATACCATTAATCACCAACGCGCGTTTGGCTTCAGCCTTTATCTATTCTTTCTGCAAAAAATCGATAGAAGATTTAGGAATTGACAGCTTCAGCGATTACGTAGATCAAAAGCAGGAGTGGTAA
- the carA gene encoding glutamine-hydrolyzing carbamoyl-phosphate synthase small subunit has translation MSGETKAKLILQDGSEYIGTSFGYQESISGEMVFNTAMTGYPESLTDPSYRGQILVSTFPLIGNYGVPGTLQEDDLFRFYESEKIQVSAFIVSDYTEEFSHWNASLSLGDWMKKHKIPGIYGVDTRALTKKLREQGSMLAKIVFEGKEPEWKDPNLENLVAQVSTPEKIVYGNGKHKVLLLDCGVKNNIIRCLLKRDTTVIRVPHDYDFTQEKYDGLFISNGPGDPKQNTKAIANLKTVFGQDTPIMGICLGTQLMALAAGADTYKLKYGHRSHNQPVVLKGSKRCFITSQNHGYAINMDTLPKEWEPLFVNANDGTCEGLKHTSKPFFASQFHPEASSGPTDTEFLFDDFIKMMEEYKGIS, from the coding sequence ATGTCAGGAGAGACAAAAGCTAAATTAATTTTACAGGATGGATCGGAGTATATCGGTACATCATTTGGTTACCAGGAATCCATTTCCGGAGAAATGGTGTTTAATACTGCAATGACCGGATATCCGGAGAGTTTAACCGATCCTTCGTACCGCGGACAAATTCTGGTTAGTACTTTTCCACTGATTGGAAATTATGGAGTGCCGGGAACACTTCAGGAAGACGACTTGTTTCGCTTTTATGAGTCAGAAAAAATTCAGGTGTCTGCATTTATTGTATCGGATTACACAGAGGAATTCAGTCATTGGAATGCGAGCTTAAGTCTTGGAGACTGGATGAAAAAACACAAAATACCTGGAATCTATGGTGTTGATACCCGTGCATTAACTAAAAAGCTTCGGGAGCAAGGCAGTATGCTGGCCAAAATTGTTTTTGAAGGCAAAGAACCTGAATGGAAAGATCCTAATTTAGAGAATCTTGTAGCCCAGGTAAGCACACCGGAAAAGATTGTTTACGGCAATGGAAAACACAAAGTGCTGCTGTTGGATTGCGGTGTGAAAAATAACATTATCCGTTGTTTGTTAAAACGGGATACCACCGTAATCAGAGTTCCTCACGATTACGATTTTACTCAGGAGAAATATGATGGATTATTTATATCCAATGGTCCGGGAGATCCAAAACAAAATACAAAAGCAATCGCCAATCTAAAAACAGTTTTTGGTCAGGATACACCAATTATGGGTATTTGCCTGGGAACACAATTAATGGCTCTTGCTGCAGGTGCTGATACTTATAAGCTGAAGTACGGACACCGTAGTCACAATCAGCCGGTTGTACTGAAAGGAAGCAAGCGTTGTTTTATCACTTCGCAAAATCACGGGTACGCCATTAATATGGATACTTTACCAAAAGAGTGGGAGCCATTGTTTGTTAATGCCAATGATGGCACATGCGAAGGATTAAAGCACACAAGCAAACCGTTTTTTGCCTCTCAGTTTCACCCCGAAGCTTCCAGTGGTCCTACAGATACCGAATTTCTGTTCGATGATTTCATTAAAATGATGGAAGAATATAAAGGTATAAGTTAA
- a CDS encoding C25 family cysteine peptidase has protein sequence MNKKFYSFWVCAIALTLVSTLNALAQKREHIKIDPNNRTDKNEMTLESSERNNYVLDFKLNSYDLIWIEKENAYKVEANGMGDILEKDNPALPRFAQSIMIPARAEMQVEILSSEFIELTDISIVPSKGNLTRDIDPKTIPYQYGDSYHKDAFYPSELTLMNDPYILRNIRGQAVVIQPIAYNPVQKKLRIYTHVVIKVSPTERASTKNVMSGTKSVAADHGFENIYQNHFLNYTSNSTKYTALNDAPGNMLIICYDDFMDEMADFVAWKKQKGISVEMIAVSTIGSASAIKTYVSNYYNTHGLTYLLLVGDAPQVPTSSTSAGDSDNNYGFIAGNDHYIDIFVGRFSAENAAQVTTQVERTIHYERDVTTADTWLSSGVGIASNEGSNPSDAEHMNTIENKLEGYGYGITRCYQDGGSASQLTSLLNAGKSLINYVGHGSNTSFASMVYTSTNVNSLTNNNKLPFIFDVACVNGNFKSITCFAEAWLRATNNGIPTGAMAICASTINQSWVPPMIAQTEMNDILVESYANNIRRTFAGLALNGMFKMVDVYGSGGESMLDTWTIFGDPSLQVRTKTPVALQVSHAGTAAPNSNQLAVTCSTDDAWVSLTLNGEILGTAKTSNGTATVSFSPLPASGTIKITVSAYNKIPYVANINISGSGDTDVIANFTTNKTSIYEGESISFTDLSSNNPTAWNWSFTGGTPTVSSSQNPIVSYDTEGTYSVSLTASKTGSTDTKTVTDLITVSAPIQQDYCEATTNGCSSYEYISGVVFETINNSSVCNQYSDYTSQLASVEPGGTYAVTVNIGRPDANNYVTAWFDWNRDGDFEDSEEEYALSFSISGGLGQAVGAVSVPTDASLGTTRMRVRVTYNATPLACGNASYGEIEDYGIQVQDSRSERERAIADNVTISLYPNPTTDSFKIELNGISSTMKVKIVGLTGNVIRTFNTDGSKEIDVSSLSAGIYLVQIDADGKSWTKKLIVK, from the coding sequence ATGAATAAAAAATTTTACTCTTTTTGGGTATGTGCTATAGCCCTTACCCTGGTTTCAACATTGAACGCTTTAGCTCAAAAGCGCGAACACATCAAGATCGATCCGAATAATCGAACCGACAAGAACGAGATGACACTAGAATCATCCGAGCGGAACAATTATGTGCTTGATTTTAAACTGAACTCTTACGACCTAATTTGGATTGAAAAAGAAAATGCCTACAAGGTAGAAGCAAATGGTATGGGTGATATCCTTGAAAAAGACAATCCGGCATTGCCTCGTTTTGCTCAATCCATCATGATTCCTGCCCGTGCCGAAATGCAGGTCGAGATCCTTTCTTCAGAGTTTATCGAACTAACCGATATCAGTATAGTACCTTCAAAAGGGAATCTTACCCGGGATATTGATCCCAAAACAATTCCATACCAATATGGAGACAGCTACCATAAAGATGCATTTTATCCATCCGAACTTACTTTGATGAATGATCCGTATATCTTGCGAAACATTCGGGGTCAGGCAGTTGTAATTCAGCCGATTGCTTACAATCCTGTTCAGAAAAAACTGAGGATTTATACTCATGTTGTGATAAAGGTGAGTCCAACCGAAAGAGCATCAACAAAGAATGTAATGTCGGGTACAAAATCGGTTGCTGCGGATCATGGTTTCGAAAACATCTATCAAAATCATTTTCTAAATTATACAAGTAACAGCACCAAATACACTGCACTGAATGATGCCCCTGGAAACATGTTGATTATCTGCTATGATGATTTTATGGACGAGATGGCTGATTTTGTTGCCTGGAAGAAACAAAAGGGGATATCTGTAGAAATGATTGCTGTGAGCACAATCGGCAGCGCCTCGGCAATTAAAACCTATGTGAGCAACTACTACAACACTCATGGGTTGACCTATCTTTTATTGGTAGGCGATGCTCCGCAGGTTCCTACATCATCTACCAGTGCCGGCGATTCGGATAATAATTATGGCTTTATTGCTGGTAACGATCACTATATCGACATCTTTGTGGGGCGGTTTTCTGCTGAAAATGCAGCTCAGGTAACAACTCAGGTTGAGAGAACCATTCATTATGAGAGAGATGTTACTACCGCTGATACATGGTTGTCTTCAGGTGTAGGAATTGCATCCAACGAAGGTTCCAATCCTTCTGATGCAGAACACATGAATACCATCGAAAACAAATTGGAAGGTTACGGATACGGCATCACCCGCTGTTACCAGGATGGAGGAAGTGCAAGTCAATTAACCAGTTTATTAAATGCAGGCAAAAGTTTAATCAATTATGTAGGTCATGGTTCCAATACCAGTTTTGCGAGTATGGTATATACCAGCACCAATGTAAACAGCCTGACCAACAATAACAAGCTTCCCTTTATTTTCGATGTGGCTTGTGTGAATGGAAATTTTAAATCTATCACCTGTTTTGCCGAAGCATGGTTAAGGGCAACAAACAATGGCATTCCAACAGGAGCAATGGCAATTTGTGCTTCTACCATCAATCAATCGTGGGTGCCGCCAATGATTGCTCAAACCGAAATGAATGATATTTTGGTAGAGAGTTACGCCAATAATATTCGTAGAACCTTTGCTGGTCTGGCTTTGAATGGAATGTTTAAAATGGTAGATGTTTACGGATCGGGAGGAGAAAGCATGCTGGATACATGGACCATATTCGGAGATCCATCCTTGCAGGTAAGAACTAAAACTCCGGTAGCATTGCAAGTAAGTCATGCAGGAACAGCAGCGCCTAACAGCAACCAACTAGCAGTTACCTGTTCAACCGACGACGCATGGGTTTCGTTGACTTTAAACGGCGAAATTTTGGGTACAGCAAAAACCAGCAACGGAACAGCAACAGTTTCCTTTAGTCCCCTGCCTGCAAGCGGAACAATAAAAATTACAGTAAGCGCCTACAATAAAATACCTTACGTGGCAAATATAAATATTTCAGGATCGGGAGATACCGATGTAATTGCCAATTTTACGACAAACAAAACCTCCATTTACGAAGGAGAAAGCATTAGTTTTACGGATTTGTCATCAAACAATCCAACAGCCTGGAACTGGTCTTTTACAGGAGGAACTCCAACTGTAAGCAGCTCTCAAAACCCAATAGTAAGCTATGATACAGAGGGAACCTATTCTGTTTCATTAACTGCGTCGAAAACAGGTAGTACAGATACAAAAACAGTCACCGATCTGATTACAGTAAGTGCTCCAATTCAGCAAGATTACTGCGAAGCAACAACAAACGGATGCAGTTCATATGAATATATTTCGGGTGTAGTATTTGAAACAATTAATAATAGTTCAGTCTGCAATCAATATTCCGATTACACATCGCAACTGGCATCTGTTGAGCCAGGCGGGACTTATGCCGTAACTGTTAATATTGGCCGTCCGGATGCAAACAATTATGTTACGGCATGGTTCGATTGGAACCGGGATGGTGATTTTGAAGATTCGGAAGAAGAATATGCATTAAGTTTTAGTATTAGCGGTGGACTTGGACAGGCGGTAGGTGCCGTTTCGGTTCCAACTGATGCAAGCTTGGGAACAACAAGAATGAGGGTTCGTGTTACTTATAATGCAACACCTTTGGCTTGCGGCAATGCAAGTTATGGCGAAATTGAAGATTATGGAATACAAGTACAGGATAGCAGGAGTGAAAGAGAACGGGCTATTGCTGACAATGTAACAATCAGCCTCTATCCAAACCCAACCACTGATTCTTTCAAAATAGAATTAAACGGCATTTCAAGCACAATGAAAGTAAAGATTGTTGGCCTTACAGGAAATGTAATTCGAACATTCAATACCGATGGATCAAAAGAAATTGATGTGAGTAGTTTAAGTGCCGGAATATATTTGGTACAGATAGATGCTGATGGTAAAAGCTGGACAAAAAAATTAATCGTAAAGTGA